DNA sequence from the Vicia villosa cultivar HV-30 ecotype Madison, WI linkage group LG3, Vvil1.0, whole genome shotgun sequence genome:
TGTGAATAAATCTCCAACCAAAATCTAGAGTTTTCGAGGGAACTTTGTACTTCCAAAGATAGATTAAAGCCAAAATCTTCTTGCTATCCAAAGGAGGACCGGAAAGAGAGGCCATAAAAAAATCATAGCAAGACTTAACAGAGAAAACTCCATTAGTAGTCAAGGCCCACGAGAAGCTATCCTCACAGTTCTCCCTAACCGGAACACGACCAAGAGCATCCAACAATTTCTGCAACATGTCCGTGAGCTGCTGCCCGGAAACAAGGACAGCACCGTTTCCGCTGTAAGGCCTGGCCGTAGCGCTATCATCTGCAATAGGAGCATACCCACTGTGCTGCCGGCCAAAAGGATGAAAAGCCTCAAACGCAGCGCTAGAAAATGCAGCAGGGTCGGTGCTGCCAGCCATTGATTTGAATTGCCTCTGCCTCATTGGCAGCAACAGTCCCCTATCCGAACCAACTTGTAAAGTTCcaatatagggttaaatatattttcgttcctataaaattataaagttttgtttttagtctttattaaaaaaaatgatatgttttggtcttcacaaaattattatatgcacgtagttttaatcCCTACTATTAAaccgatgtgtatttttgaataattattttgaaggaactaaaatatattatttttttataaaatgaaagctaaaatttaagatatttataggaaccaaaaACATACTTTGACGCTATAATATAATTATCATATTTTGTCTCTTATCTTACAAACTAtaaatatttctttattttagTTATTGTTGCGGACAAGGTTGTGATAATGGTCATTGGTATGATATTAAGTTGTGAATTTGTATGGGAATATATTTGAAAGGCTATTaaagttaaatttttttgtttaatctGAACAAGAATAGAATTTTGGGTTCTTAAATTTCATTAAATCTAACATCTCTTTAGTTTATTAAATTACATAAGTATCCATGTTGCTAATGAGAAATACACATTATTAAATGGCAGATGAGGGCAAAATTCAAGCAATAATTCTTCCCTATTTTtcctttaatttgatttattt
Encoded proteins:
- the LOC131658516 gene encoding uncharacterized protein LOC131658516, with protein sequence MAGSTDPAAFSSAAFEAFHPFGRQHSGYAPIADDSATARPYSGNGAVLVSGQQLTDMLQKLLDALGRVPVRENCEDSFSWALTTNGVFSVKSCYDFFMASLSGPPLDSKKILALIYLWKYKVPSKTLDFGWRFIHNRIATRDQLVRMGVLVEGMDSLCSLCMEKEESLSHLFLSCEITTRIWRRVFMCLDLSDLLTLEDFGDFFYNYEKIPCLNKRMIVANVWLATVWSIWSKRNAVIFKEEPFSFTECMSEIIFNSWRWISSFHN